The proteins below come from a single Prolixibacter sp. NT017 genomic window:
- a CDS encoding DUF6088 family protein, with amino-acid sequence MPTNTEIQILTKIKKARRGSLFFIEDFLRFGSTRTVAKALERLVKKEEISRVAHGIYARLEKDPVLGPVKPGTETIAKAIAKRDRARIVPTGILALNALGLSTQVPMNVVYLTDGAARKIVLGKRKIIFKKSSPKNLSAIGPISSLVIQALKEIGKDNITEEEKQIVLTHLKNEDKYRLEHDIRLAPEWIRTIMRQAL; translated from the coding sequence ATGCCAACAAACACTGAAATACAGATATTAACAAAAATAAAAAAAGCGAGGAGGGGTTCGCTTTTTTTCATCGAAGACTTTTTGCGTTTTGGTAGCACCAGAACCGTTGCAAAAGCATTGGAACGTCTTGTTAAGAAAGAAGAAATTTCGCGTGTTGCGCATGGCATTTATGCCCGGTTGGAAAAAGATCCTGTTTTGGGCCCGGTAAAACCCGGTACTGAAACAATTGCCAAAGCCATCGCCAAACGAGATAGGGCACGCATTGTCCCAACAGGCATCTTAGCCTTAAATGCATTAGGGCTATCGACACAAGTTCCTATGAACGTAGTTTACCTGACAGATGGCGCTGCCCGGAAAATTGTATTGGGAAAGCGCAAAATTATATTTAAGAAGTCGAGCCCAAAAAATTTGTCTGCCATTGGCCCGATTAGCAGCCTGGTTATACAAGCCCTCAAAGAAATAGGCAAAGACAATATAACTGAAGAAGAGAAACAAATCGTATTGACACATCTCAAAAACGAAGATAAATATCGCTTAGAACACGATATTCGTTTAGCGCCCGAATGGATACGAACAATTATGCGACAAGCCTTATAA
- a CDS encoding HU family DNA-binding protein, whose product MSILYSKIQRVNPRDTEAAKKWYIVPSRVELKDEKTIAEALTKNTTLSRGEASLVIYELQSVIIGFLLDGYSVRMGDWGTFNITLSSAGADTEADCTAENIKSVNIRFRPGKEMKEALAKATFAPR is encoded by the coding sequence ATGTCTATATTATATTCGAAGATCCAGCGGGTCAACCCGCGGGATACCGAAGCGGCGAAGAAGTGGTACATCGTGCCCAGCCGCGTTGAACTGAAAGATGAGAAAACCATCGCCGAAGCGCTCACCAAAAACACCACGCTGAGTCGTGGCGAGGCTTCCCTGGTCATTTACGAACTGCAGTCGGTCATTATTGGCTTTCTGCTGGACGGCTACTCGGTCCGCATGGGCGACTGGGGTACGTTTAACATTACCCTGAGCAGCGCCGGTGCCGACACCGAAGCGGATTGTACCGCCGAGAATATCAAGTCGGTGAATATCCGCTTCCGTCCCGGTAAGGAAATGAAGGAGGCCCTGGCAAAAGCAACTTTCGCTCCGCGTTAG
- a CDS encoding choice-of-anchor D domain-containing protein yields MKTKVILLLFLNLVLAKTFAATIYVNVHNINGSTVSNAYVILYDNNGNPIKTGYTDSTGQVTFALLDYGTYSYEVYYTGETKEFWGSDERFYLGEPTLTRNFTRDWPYKYSDNFPISDALVNQPVTMEVTVKNNLSFSRDVEVELYVDQNKSSDGWHKVSTSQNIGSNGKATFNFDFTPTTTGTYYWKARVLTFNNGSNKYIPTDSYNWQTGFTANEQTGNLDIRVKNINGADIGNASVKLYIGSSAITKVTNASGIASFTGLNYDTYNYEVYYDGESNEFWGNDNVQINSAATSVTFTRNWPYMYSNNFPISSVLLNQPVTMEITVKNNLSFSRDVEVELYVDQNKSSDGWHKVSTSQNIGSNGKATFNFDFTPTTTGTYYWKARVSTFNDGSNKYIPTDSYNWQTGFTANEQTGNLDIRVKNISGADIENALVKLYNGSNTIVKLTNTSGIASFTGLNYGTYKYEVYSDEKLNEFWGNDSVKLNSAATSVTFMRNWPYMYSNNFPMSNALLNQPVTMEVTVKNNLSFSRDVEVELYVDKNESSNGWHKISTSQNIGSNGKVTFSFNFTPTSAGTYYWKTRVLTFNDGANKYIPTDTYNWQTGFEISDENLAFNKIKGRVAYHVDSDNRSLHTPVDENDGQIYIVDLEKKEKKKLNLTQNGLSLGNAMNPSFNPDGSCLTFMAIPKGDNLKWGNMHVYVYDLADNTLRCIDQGQDPKFNLLGDSIIYKKNRGIWIISSNGDTTSRREILHDSFEYSGPNFSPDISNNIITYWKTYTIGGDTTGDICTMENGRNISTLVKGNESDNNYYPIWKNKDTIMYVNSNLGDDIYFYSLKSSENFKCLFNSDKDDSDPFAISGRFIGFSSNRSFGDVGKEYELCIVDLLKNTVNRIEKTSSELMELGGTYSKFSLSRKLTIQAGTNEHFKPNSSQLVEVHAYSDGAPWQNANIKVYIKGNEDFEFSTFNDGGNEGDSKAGDGIFTGIIKLPTVPGKYKIYAQAISYDNGIQNEIVSDSMTFFIDNDTPKLVVTPSVIDFGRISIGGTSDKKFVVLNDGNSLVNCNLNVSSPFFIVNGKDINLNPGEKEEIEVKFQPNTSGSFVKDVNFSGLDNYSCLLKGEGQNSIIAPQIMDIIDHDQLARSTYVSPVPVLSSGSLPVTWTLLDAPTGATINNQTGVVTWLNPMKSQNPYLFTIQAQNDAGKDEQSWYLKVLDDASMVNYSIAGNMLSQEDNSKSAEINIPVTLQVIGDIENTISVRSDGSYDITGLKAGDYSLIPKENGKTILPDTLVFTQLSENKFNQDFIILSNTPPVFEDQTFSVIEHSPIGTLVGEIVASDTEGDSLQYKILSGNERNLLVMNNLTGDLFVNDSINLNKSEIDTINLKIEVTDNGIGKLSSIATINVILEGNSSTGIGNVVQNELLKIYPNPCSDFLYIRIENNSLNGMAKLQLFDITGKVVLIKDVNLSNVMRLNLPSNLNGIYFLQVNYLGKIFCSKVIIR; encoded by the coding sequence ATGAAAACAAAGGTTATACTACTGCTATTTTTGAACTTAGTACTGGCTAAGACTTTTGCTGCAACAATATATGTAAATGTCCACAATATAAACGGTTCTACTGTGTCAAATGCATATGTCATTCTTTATGATAATAACGGAAATCCTATAAAAACCGGATATACCGATAGTACTGGACAAGTGACTTTTGCATTATTGGATTATGGTACTTATTCTTATGAAGTATATTACACTGGAGAAACAAAAGAGTTTTGGGGAAGTGATGAAAGATTCTATCTAGGAGAACCAACTCTTACACGAAATTTTACGAGAGACTGGCCCTATAAGTACTCAGACAATTTTCCCATATCCGATGCATTGGTAAACCAACCGGTTACGATGGAGGTAACCGTAAAAAACAATTTATCCTTTTCACGGGATGTGGAGGTAGAACTGTATGTCGATCAGAATAAATCCTCGGATGGATGGCATAAAGTCAGTACCTCACAGAACATTGGGAGCAACGGGAAAGCGACATTTAATTTTGATTTCACCCCTACAACTACAGGTACATATTATTGGAAAGCACGAGTCCTTACCTTCAATAATGGCTCAAATAAATATATTCCAACAGATTCATACAACTGGCAAACCGGATTTACAGCAAATGAACAAACTGGGAACCTTGATATCAGGGTGAAAAATATTAATGGGGCGGACATTGGAAATGCCTCGGTAAAATTATATATCGGGAGCAGTGCAATTACAAAAGTAACTAATGCCTCAGGCATAGCCAGTTTTACTGGATTAAATTACGATACATACAATTATGAAGTGTACTACGATGGGGAATCGAACGAGTTCTGGGGCAACGACAATGTTCAAATAAATTCTGCCGCTACATCAGTTACTTTCACACGTAATTGGCCCTATATGTATTCCAATAATTTTCCCATATCCAGTGTATTGTTGAACCAACCGGTTACGATGGAGATAACCGTAAAAAACAATTTATCCTTTTCACGGGATGTGGAGGTAGAACTGTATGTCGATCAAAATAAATCCTCGGATGGATGGCATAAAGTCAGTACCTCACAGAATATTGGGAGTAATGGGAAAGCGACATTTAATTTTGATTTCACCCCTACAACTACAGGTACATATTATTGGAAAGCACGAGTCTCTACCTTCAATGATGGCTCAAACAAATATATTCCAACAGATTCATACAACTGGCAAACCGGATTTACAGCAAATGAACAAACCGGTAACCTCGATATCAGGGTGAAGAATATTAGCGGGGCGGACATTGAAAACGCCTTGGTAAAATTATATAACGGGAGCAATACGATTGTGAAATTAACCAATACCTCAGGCATAGCCAGTTTCACAGGATTAAATTACGGTACTTACAAATACGAAGTATACAGTGATGAGAAATTGAATGAGTTCTGGGGTAACGACAGTGTTAAATTAAATTCTGCCGCTACATCAGTTACTTTCATGCGTAATTGGCCCTATATGTATTCCAATAATTTTCCCATGTCCAATGCATTGTTGAACCAACCGGTTACGATGGAGGTAACCGTAAAAAACAATTTATCCTTTTCACGGGATGTGGAGGTAGAGCTTTATGTTGATAAAAATGAGTCCTCTAATGGCTGGCACAAAATCAGTACCTCACAGAACATTGGAAGCAATGGGAAAGTGACATTTAGTTTCAATTTCACTCCCACATCTGCAGGTACATATTATTGGAAAACACGAGTCCTTACCTTCAATGATGGTGCAAATAAGTATATACCAACAGATACCTACAACTGGCAAACTGGATTTGAAATAAGTGATGAAAATTTGGCTTTTAATAAAATAAAGGGAAGAGTTGCATATCATGTTGATAGTGATAATCGCTCCTTGCATACTCCAGTAGATGAGAATGATGGACAGATATACATCGTTGATTTGGAGAAAAAAGAAAAGAAAAAACTCAATTTAACGCAAAATGGTTTGAGCCTAGGTAACGCAATGAATCCTTCATTTAATCCAGATGGCTCATGTTTGACTTTTATGGCTATCCCCAAAGGAGATAATTTGAAATGGGGAAATATGCATGTTTATGTGTATGATTTAGCAGATAATACTCTCAGATGTATTGACCAAGGTCAGGATCCAAAATTTAATCTGCTGGGTGATTCAATAATTTACAAAAAAAACAGGGGCATTTGGATTATTTCAAGTAATGGAGATACCACATCAAGGAGAGAAATATTACATGATAGTTTTGAATATTCAGGCCCAAATTTCTCTCCTGATATTTCAAATAATATCATAACCTATTGGAAAACATACACTATTGGAGGAGACACAACTGGAGATATTTGCACTATGGAAAATGGCAGAAACATATCCACCCTGGTAAAAGGCAATGAATCAGATAACAATTATTATCCTATATGGAAAAATAAGGATACAATCATGTATGTCAATTCAAATCTAGGTGATGATATATATTTCTATTCACTGAAAAGTTCAGAAAATTTTAAATGTTTGTTTAATAGCGACAAAGACGATTCTGACCCGTTTGCAATTTCTGGTAGATTTATTGGTTTTTCCAGTAATCGTTCTTTTGGAGATGTTGGCAAAGAATATGAGTTATGCATTGTAGACTTATTGAAAAATACTGTAAACAGAATTGAAAAGACGAGTTCTGAGCTAATGGAATTGGGAGGTACATATTCCAAGTTTAGTTTATCAAGAAAACTGACTATTCAAGCTGGTACTAATGAACATTTCAAACCAAATTCAAGCCAACTGGTCGAAGTACATGCGTATTCAGATGGAGCCCCCTGGCAAAATGCAAATATTAAAGTATATATTAAAGGAAATGAAGATTTTGAATTTTCGACATTTAATGATGGAGGAAATGAAGGCGATTCCAAGGCAGGAGATGGTATATTCACAGGAATAATCAAACTACCAACAGTGCCTGGCAAATACAAAATATATGCTCAAGCAATTTCCTATGATAATGGAATACAGAATGAGATCGTTTCCGACAGCATGACTTTTTTTATCGATAATGATACACCAAAACTAGTAGTCACACCATCAGTTATTGATTTTGGTCGGATAAGTATTGGTGGGACTTCAGATAAAAAATTCGTTGTTCTAAATGACGGCAATTCGTTGGTTAATTGCAATTTGAATGTTAGTAGTCCCTTTTTTATTGTGAACGGCAAAGATATTAACTTGAACCCCGGTGAAAAAGAAGAGATTGAAGTTAAATTTCAGCCCAATACAAGTGGAAGTTTTGTCAAAGATGTTAATTTCTCGGGACTAGACAATTATTCATGTCTACTAAAAGGAGAAGGTCAAAACTCCATAATTGCTCCACAAATTATGGATATCATTGACCATGATCAGTTAGCACGATCTACCTATGTCAGTCCTGTTCCTGTATTAAGTTCTGGTTCCTTGCCAGTTACTTGGACATTACTTGACGCTCCAACTGGTGCGACTATTAATAATCAGACCGGAGTTGTTACCTGGCTTAATCCTATGAAATCTCAAAATCCTTATCTATTTACTATCCAAGCACAAAATGATGCAGGAAAAGATGAGCAAAGTTGGTATTTGAAAGTTTTGGATGATGCTTCAATGGTGAATTACAGCATTGCCGGGAATATGCTCAGTCAAGAAGATAACTCAAAGAGCGCTGAAATTAATATTCCTGTAACATTGCAGGTTATAGGAGATATTGAGAATACAATTTCAGTAAGAAGTGATGGAAGTTATGACATTACTGGTCTTAAGGCTGGAGATTATTCTCTTATTCCTAAAGAAAATGGGAAAACTATCCTTCCTGACACATTGGTGTTTACCCAATTGTCTGAAAATAAATTCAATCAAGACTTTATAATTCTTAGCAATACTCCTCCAGTATTCGAGGATCAAACATTTTCGGTCATTGAACACTCACCAATTGGCACATTAGTTGGCGAAATTGTTGCATCCGACACTGAAGGTGACAGCTTACAATATAAAATACTTTCAGGTAATGAAAGAAATTTATTAGTCATGAATAATTTAACTGGTGATCTTTTCGTGAATGATTCAATAAATTTAAATAAGAGTGAAATTGACACAATTAATTTAAAAATAGAAGTAACCGATAATGGAATAGGGAAACTATCATCTATTGCAACGATTAATGTAATTCTTGAAGGGAATTCCAGTACAGGAATTGGAAATGTGGTACAAAATGAGCTTCTCAAAATTTATCCTAACCCGTGTTCCGATTTTCTATACATCCGAATAGAGAACAATTCACTCAATGGAATGGCAAAACTTCAATTGTTTGATATTACCGGGAAGGTTGTGTTAATAAAAGATGTCAATTTATCGAACGTTATGAGACTTAATTTGCCAAGCAATTTAAATGGCATTTATTTTCTACAAGTAAACTACCTTGGTAAAATTTTCTGCAGTAAAGTTATTATCAGATGA
- the hxsB gene encoding His-Xaa-Ser system radical SAM maturase HxsB → MKTTDYHLLPFHFDQFNDKEILVNLFGDFLITEQGTAEKIVYRELTDESLIKDLVSNHFISESKYPADMDILATRYRTKKSFLEEFTALHIIVVTLNCNQACTYCQVSSINSTKNTCDISWEDVKKSVEMIFESPSQHITIEFQGGEPLLAFDKVKSAIEYAELLNKQHQKNISFVICSNAIGMNEVKLEYMKQHHVLLSTSLDGPGAIHNRNRKFHTDASYREVIKGINLSKSILGEENVSALMTTTIHSLPHPKEIIDEYRKQGFRNIFFREINPFGYAVNNHIADYSTDDFIRLYKEGFEYILELNRAGEVFIEDYAAILLRKILTPFSTGFVDLQSPAGIINSVLVYNYDGYVYVSDEARMMVEKGDHFFRIGHVNDGLKKIISGPKVAEIAKHWSNESLARCSDCAYQVYCGADPVRNYLKTGDMEGYRPESEFCHKNKTLIKYLIEKTLDPENYRIFQSWLAN, encoded by the coding sequence GTGAAAACAACCGATTATCATCTTCTGCCGTTTCATTTCGACCAATTCAACGATAAAGAGATACTCGTTAACCTGTTTGGCGATTTCCTGATTACTGAACAAGGAACAGCTGAGAAAATTGTATACCGGGAATTAACGGATGAATCGCTGATTAAAGACCTCGTTTCAAATCATTTTATCTCGGAAAGCAAGTATCCGGCTGATATGGATATCCTGGCTACACGCTACAGAACCAAGAAATCTTTCCTGGAAGAATTCACGGCCTTGCACATTATCGTCGTTACCCTGAACTGTAATCAGGCTTGTACCTATTGCCAGGTCAGCAGTATCAATTCAACCAAAAATACCTGTGATATCAGTTGGGAGGATGTAAAAAAATCGGTGGAGATGATTTTTGAATCTCCGTCCCAGCATATCACTATTGAGTTCCAGGGAGGCGAACCGCTATTGGCATTCGACAAGGTAAAATCGGCCATTGAATACGCCGAATTGCTGAATAAGCAACACCAAAAGAACATCTCCTTTGTCATTTGCTCCAATGCCATCGGGATGAATGAAGTGAAATTGGAATACATGAAACAACATCATGTGTTGCTTTCCACCTCACTGGATGGTCCGGGAGCTATTCACAACCGGAACCGAAAGTTCCATACCGATGCCAGCTACCGGGAAGTCATCAAGGGCATTAACCTATCAAAATCGATTTTGGGTGAGGAAAACGTTTCGGCTTTGATGACAACAACCATTCATTCGCTACCACACCCGAAAGAAATTATTGATGAATACAGGAAACAGGGATTCCGAAACATCTTTTTCCGGGAAATCAATCCTTTTGGGTATGCTGTAAACAACCATATAGCCGATTACAGCACCGACGACTTCATTCGCTTATATAAGGAAGGTTTTGAGTACATCCTTGAACTCAATCGGGCCGGTGAAGTCTTTATTGAAGATTATGCCGCAATACTACTTCGGAAAATTCTGACACCCTTCAGTACCGGTTTTGTCGATTTGCAATCGCCGGCCGGAATCATCAACAGCGTGTTGGTTTACAATTACGACGGCTATGTATATGTTTCCGACGAGGCCCGTATGATGGTGGAGAAAGGCGACCACTTCTTCAGAATTGGTCATGTAAACGATGGACTCAAAAAGATTATCTCGGGGCCTAAAGTCGCCGAGATAGCCAAACACTGGTCGAATGAATCGCTGGCCAGATGCTCTGACTGTGCCTACCAGGTATATTGTGGTGCAGACCCGGTAAGAAATTACCTGAAAACCGGTGACATGGAAGGATACCGTCCGGAATCGGAGTTTTGCCATAAGAACAAAACCCTGATTAAGTACCTCATCGAGAAAACACTCGACCCGGAGAATTACCGGATATTTCAATCATGGCTAGCAAACTAA
- the hxsC gene encoding His-Xaa-Ser system radical SAM maturase HxsC, which yields MERVFTGTDISLPYDEFVGKVTSIDKEGNCAILENPLYDGKVCVHSGETITEYHHQVQIKQRTLPEFRTGDVVRVNKAGRVEIHHSKGRNDNALFITENCNCNCISCPQPPVKSRDFDYFFWINQQIIECLDDSCESIGITGGEPLLAEKYFFHTLQLLNEKLPQTNVQVLTNGILLGNERYFESLKELVDKRYLFGVPLYSDFPDDHDRMVNFKGGFYRTMNGLYNLATTEAKIEIRVLLNATTVGRLKQLSSYIYKNLPFVSHVAFMGLEGIGNALHNWNQLTIDYSLTMQEMEESVEFLSNWNIPVSIYNVPLCNLSPRLWPFAANSISDWKRHYADECNQCLVKENCGGVFSTSAKTNVKVEPVLKIL from the coding sequence ATGGAAAGAGTCTTCACCGGAACAGATATTTCCCTGCCCTATGATGAATTCGTAGGCAAAGTAACCAGCATTGACAAGGAAGGAAATTGCGCCATTTTGGAAAATCCGTTGTACGATGGCAAGGTTTGCGTGCATTCCGGGGAGACGATAACGGAATATCACCACCAGGTACAAATTAAGCAACGAACATTACCTGAATTCCGGACAGGCGATGTGGTGCGGGTGAACAAAGCCGGTCGTGTTGAAATACACCACAGCAAGGGCCGAAACGACAATGCTCTATTCATTACAGAAAACTGTAACTGCAACTGTATATCATGTCCGCAACCACCGGTCAAAAGCCGTGATTTCGATTACTTTTTTTGGATTAACCAACAAATCATCGAATGCCTCGATGACAGCTGTGAATCAATAGGTATTACCGGTGGTGAGCCGTTACTGGCAGAGAAATATTTCTTTCATACACTCCAGCTCTTGAATGAAAAGCTTCCTCAAACAAATGTTCAGGTGCTGACTAACGGTATACTTCTGGGGAATGAGCGCTATTTTGAATCACTGAAAGAATTGGTAGACAAACGTTATTTGTTTGGTGTGCCGTTGTACTCCGATTTCCCGGACGACCACGACCGGATGGTTAATTTTAAAGGAGGTTTTTACCGAACCATGAACGGTTTGTACAACCTGGCCACCACCGAAGCCAAAATCGAAATCAGGGTACTACTCAATGCAACGACGGTTGGACGATTGAAGCAATTATCGTCGTACATATACAAGAACCTGCCTTTTGTTTCACACGTTGCTTTTATGGGCCTGGAAGGCATCGGCAATGCATTGCACAACTGGAATCAACTAACCATTGATTATTCCCTAACAATGCAAGAGATGGAAGAAAGCGTGGAATTCCTTTCCAACTGGAACATTCCGGTGAGCATTTACAATGTCCCTCTCTGCAACCTGTCCCCTCGCCTATGGCCGTTTGCCGCCAACAGCATTTCCGACTGGAAAAGACATTACGCTGATGAGTGTAACCAATGCCTCGTCAAGGAGAATTGTGGAGGTGTTTTCAGCACTTCTGCAAAAACCAATGTGAAGGTTGAACCGGTATTGAAAATTCTTTAG
- a CDS encoding AraC family transcriptional regulator: protein MNRDVKTGQHSRQILYACYADRHIEGENFISDHVFSYIISGEQEMWIGNKTYHFKTGDIRFFAKNQLARYVKKSVNEEYRALSVYIDEFTLRELAVENSFEINAESLGKKLWLLKPNNYLKAYIKSLSPYIDGNLQNSENITRLKVKELVNLLVLFYPDIKATLFNFSDPGKLDLEGFMNEHYRYNVDIGRFAYLTGRSLSGFKRDFKKIFNQTPGRWLVEKRLKEARYLIQEKNKRPGEIYLGLGFENLSHFSTAYRKAYGGAPTKID, encoded by the coding sequence ATGAATAGAGATGTAAAAACAGGTCAGCATAGCCGGCAGATACTTTATGCCTGTTATGCTGACCGCCATATTGAAGGCGAAAATTTCATTTCGGACCATGTTTTTAGCTATATCATTAGCGGAGAACAGGAAATGTGGATCGGCAATAAGACTTACCATTTCAAAACCGGAGATATTCGGTTTTTTGCTAAAAATCAGCTCGCCAGGTACGTTAAAAAGTCAGTTAATGAAGAATATCGGGCGCTCTCGGTTTATATTGATGAGTTCACACTCAGGGAACTTGCTGTCGAAAATAGTTTTGAAATCAACGCTGAAAGTTTAGGTAAAAAGCTTTGGCTACTGAAGCCAAATAATTACCTCAAAGCGTATATCAAGTCACTTAGCCCTTATATCGATGGGAATTTGCAGAACAGCGAAAACATAACCCGCCTGAAGGTTAAGGAACTGGTAAATCTTTTAGTCCTTTTTTATCCCGATATAAAGGCAACTTTGTTCAATTTTAGTGATCCGGGAAAACTTGATCTGGAAGGTTTTATGAATGAACATTACAGATATAATGTGGATATTGGACGGTTTGCCTATCTAACAGGACGAAGTTTATCCGGTTTTAAAAGGGATTTTAAGAAAATCTTTAATCAGACGCCTGGCAGGTGGCTCGTTGAAAAGAGGCTTAAAGAAGCAAGGTATCTCATTCAGGAAAAGAACAAAAGGCCCGGTGAAATATATCTCGGTCTGGGATTTGAGAATTTGTCACACTTTTCGACTGCTTACAGGAAAGCGTATGGGGGTGCCCCTACCAAAATCGATTAA
- a CDS encoding KilA-N domain-containing protein, whose protein sequence is MAKINVKNTAVTVVSIDDTDYISLTDIAKYKTNDTSAVIGNWMRNRNTIEFLGIWETLYNPGFKPLEFEGFKKEVGLNAFQPLLLL, encoded by the coding sequence ATGGCAAAAATCAACGTAAAAAATACAGCTGTAACGGTTGTTTCGATAGATGATACCGATTATATATCGCTTACCGATATTGCCAAGTACAAAACAAATGACACGAGCGCAGTAATTGGTAACTGGATGCGGAACCGGAATACGATAGAGTTTCTCGGGATATGGGAAACATTATACAATCCCGGTTTTAAACCCCTCGAATTCGAGGGGTTTAAAAAAGAGGTCGGGTTGAATGCCTTTCAACCCTTGCTTTTACTCTAA
- a CDS encoding nucleotidyl transferase AbiEii/AbiGii toxin family protein, with protein sequence MSTTWYNIPKQTKIRAYTQIAEETGMAPYAVEKDWWVVQTLSTVFSMPVGSYLIFKGGTSLSKAWGLIERFSEDIDLAFDRTYLGFDGGLTRSGVKMLRKKTGQYISDEFIHDLKTRFTENGLTDITLQYIKPEASDADPAQVEIYYPNVIDYPGYIQPRILLEISCSSLKEPNKTQAFDSLLDHHYRGSEFAEVPIQIPTAIPERTFLEKLFLLHEEFHRPHDRIRVERLSRHLYDVYQIIQSEFALEAINNKELYETIVRHRYLHTRIGGINYNLHQPQTLNPVPIPKFMSAWEEDYKTMQEQMIYGDSPAFTAMINEIEDFTKNRINQLPWKMKVKFPEPN encoded by the coding sequence ATGAGTACTACCTGGTACAACATACCTAAACAGACTAAAATAAGGGCCTATACGCAAATTGCCGAAGAGACTGGCATGGCTCCATATGCAGTAGAAAAAGACTGGTGGGTCGTGCAAACATTGTCAACCGTTTTCAGCATGCCGGTTGGCAGTTATCTGATTTTTAAAGGTGGCACCTCATTAAGCAAAGCCTGGGGGCTAATTGAACGGTTCTCTGAAGATATCGATCTGGCATTTGACAGAACTTATTTAGGATTTGATGGCGGGTTGACAAGAAGCGGGGTAAAGATGTTAAGAAAGAAAACCGGACAGTATATTTCAGACGAATTCATTCACGACCTGAAAACCCGGTTTACAGAAAATGGATTGACAGATATAACGTTACAGTATATTAAACCGGAGGCAAGTGACGCCGACCCGGCCCAGGTGGAAATTTACTACCCAAATGTCATCGATTATCCGGGATATATACAACCGAGAATATTACTCGAAATCAGCTGTAGTTCATTGAAGGAGCCAAATAAAACCCAGGCTTTTGATTCGCTGCTGGACCATCATTATCGTGGTTCGGAATTTGCCGAAGTTCCCATTCAAATTCCTACGGCTATTCCCGAAAGAACTTTTCTTGAAAAACTCTTTTTGTTGCATGAGGAATTCCACAGGCCGCATGACAGAATCCGGGTCGAACGATTAAGCCGCCATTTATACGATGTGTACCAGATTATACAAAGTGAATTTGCTTTGGAAGCCATCAATAACAAAGAACTTTATGAAACCATTGTAAGACACAGGTACCTGCATACAAGAATAGGTGGCATCAATTACAATCTCCACCAGCCGCAAACACTTAATCCGGTCCCGATCCCGAAGTTTATGAGTGCATGGGAGGAAGATTATAAAACGATGCAGGAACAAATGATTTATGGCGATTCTCCCGCCTTTACAGCAATGATTAATGAGATCGAAGATTTTACCAAAAACAGAATCAATCAACTGCCATGGAAAATGAAGGTCAAATTCCCGGAACCTAATTAG